From Sporosarcina sp. ANT_H38, one genomic window encodes:
- a CDS encoding PLP-dependent aminotransferase family protein — MEMLLIKLEKSTDTPLYEQMYDQIRLDITDGKLAVGMKLPSKRKLGDFLDVSQTTVELAYAQLAAEGFISSKPRKGFYVQAIEELAYVQPIHVSEEVIAETIVDVTFDFSPGKIDTESFPFTQWRKYAKDVIDDSSRDLLLLGHPHGDLELRQEIARYLYHSRGVDCTPEQIIIGSGTEQLIPLVIRILGTEATYAIEDPGYPLTHHVFFHNNREAIPISVDEEGMDVSRLQHSGASVAYVTPSHQFPTGIVLSASRRTALLNWASSAEEHFIIEDDYDSEFRYTGRPIPSLQGMDKGGNVIYLSTFSKSLMPSLRIAYMVLPPILLNRYEKAFIHYSATVPRLDQHILARFMADGHFSRHLNRMRKIYKRKLQALTEALSSYTPHISFSGDEAGMHIILTVHTETNEQSLALAARRASIRVYGLNDYRTAPKAGEPSFLIGFAGLSTDAIKTAVEDLMSVWGIKKGEQSI; from the coding sequence GTGGAAATGCTATTAATCAAACTAGAGAAAAGTACAGATACTCCGTTATATGAACAAATGTACGATCAAATACGTCTCGATATCACAGACGGTAAATTAGCTGTCGGCATGAAACTTCCTTCAAAACGAAAACTCGGTGACTTTCTCGATGTGAGCCAGACAACTGTTGAACTTGCTTATGCACAGTTGGCCGCGGAAGGATTCATTTCATCCAAACCAAGGAAAGGATTTTATGTACAGGCAATTGAAGAGCTTGCCTACGTCCAACCGATACACGTTTCAGAAGAGGTGATAGCTGAAACGATAGTAGATGTCACCTTCGATTTCTCGCCAGGAAAGATTGATACGGAATCATTTCCATTTACCCAATGGCGAAAGTACGCGAAAGACGTTATCGATGACTCTTCCAGGGACCTCCTTCTACTCGGTCACCCTCATGGAGATTTGGAACTTCGCCAAGAAATTGCACGTTATTTATATCATTCACGTGGAGTTGACTGTACACCAGAACAAATAATCATCGGATCGGGTACGGAACAACTCATTCCACTCGTTATTCGGATTCTTGGCACGGAAGCGACGTACGCAATCGAAGATCCCGGCTACCCACTTACCCATCATGTATTCTTTCACAATAACCGAGAAGCAATTCCGATATCAGTCGATGAAGAGGGGATGGACGTGAGCCGCCTGCAACACTCAGGGGCATCCGTTGCCTATGTGACTCCCTCTCATCAATTCCCGACAGGCATCGTCCTCTCAGCGTCGCGTAGGACCGCTTTATTGAACTGGGCTTCATCAGCTGAAGAGCACTTCATCATCGAAGACGATTATGACAGTGAATTTCGTTACACTGGCAGGCCAATCCCTTCCTTACAAGGCATGGATAAAGGTGGCAACGTCATTTATTTAAGTACATTTTCAAAATCTCTAATGCCCTCACTCCGGATTGCTTACATGGTACTTCCACCTATACTGCTAAACCGGTATGAAAAGGCATTCATTCATTATTCGGCGACAGTACCGCGGCTTGATCAGCATATCCTCGCCCGCTTCATGGCTGACGGACATTTTTCACGCCATCTAAATAGGATGCGAAAAATTTACAAGCGCAAGCTCCAGGCTCTAACCGAAGCATTGTCATCCTACACTCCGCATATTTCATTTTCTGGCGACGAGGCAGGCATGCACATTATCCTTACCGTCCATACCGAAACAAATGAACAATCCCTAGCCTTAGCAGCACGCAGAGCAAGTATTCGTGTCTACGGATTAAACGACTATAGAACAGCACCCAAAGCTGGCGAACCATCCTTCCTTATCGGCTTTGCCGGCCTTTCTACAGATGCTATCAAAACAGCGGTAGAAGACCTAATGAGTGTTTGGGGTATAAAAAAAGGCGAGCAATCCATTTAA